In one window of Chloroflexota bacterium DNA:
- a CDS encoding energy-coupling factor transporter ATPase — MEPLIRVENLEYVYPIGRGGGIPALRGIHLNIQKGEYVAIIGANGSGKSTLVRHLNALLLPTKGDVWVNGWNTRDADHIRDIRQTVGMVFQVPDNQIVATVVEEDVAFGPENLGVPDEELPARVAWALETVGLLAQAKRASHLLSAGQKQRLAIAAALAMKPRCLILDEATVMLDPVGQAQLLETVRRLHHEGTTIIAVTHMMEEAVEAGRVVVLHEGRVAMEGTPAQVFSDAGALRRLGLDVPPISRLAHLLAERQPGFPTDILTVDAFADAVCPTTR, encoded by the coding sequence ATGGAACCGCTGATCCGTGTGGAAAATCTGGAATATGTCTACCCCATAGGTCGGGGAGGGGGAATTCCTGCCCTGCGTGGCATCCATTTGAACATTCAGAAGGGGGAGTATGTCGCTATCATTGGTGCTAACGGTTCGGGCAAATCTACCCTGGTCCGGCACCTGAATGCCCTGCTCCTACCCACCAAAGGCGACGTCTGGGTAAATGGTTGGAACACTCGCGACGCGGATCATATCCGTGACATCCGTCAGACAGTGGGCATGGTCTTTCAAGTGCCGGACAACCAAATTGTGGCCACGGTGGTGGAAGAAGATGTGGCTTTCGGCCCGGAGAACCTCGGCGTCCCTGATGAAGAACTGCCCGCGCGTGTAGCCTGGGCCCTGGAGACAGTGGGGCTCTTGGCTCAGGCCAAACGCGCCTCTCACCTCCTCTCGGCGGGGCAAAAACAGCGGTTGGCTATCGCTGCGGCTTTGGCGATGAAGCCGCGTTGCCTGATTTTGGACGAGGCAACGGTCATGCTGGACCCGGTTGGTCAGGCGCAGTTGCTTGAGACAGTTCGTCGCCTCCACCACGAAGGCACCACGATCATTGCTGTGACGCATATGATGGAGGAAGCAGTGGAGGCAGGCAGAGTTGTAGTGTTACATGAAGGCCGGGTAGCAATGGAGGGTACCCCTGCTCAAGTGTTCAGCGACGCTGGTGCACTGCGTCGTCTCGGCTTGGATGTGCCTCCGATCTCTCGATTGGCCCATCTGCTGGCCGAGCGTCAACCGGGGTTTCCCACCGACATTTTGACAGTGGACGCGTTCGCCGATGCAGTGTGCCCAACAACGAGGTGA
- a CDS encoding energy-coupling factor transporter ATPase: protein MALDGTPWIEVEDLHHTYLKGTPLEAVALRGVSLKVWPGEIVGLVGPTGSGKSTLLQHLNGLLRPQRGMVRVLGMDLGDPSVDVRRVRRRVGLLFQYPEDQLFERYAGDDVAFGPRNMGLPLAEVRTRVKAAMDAAGLPFDTYKDRLTLTLSGGERRRLALAGVLALEPQVLLLDEPTAGLDPHGHRSLLSLLTRWRDQSERSIVLTSHNMDDLALLADRLYVLVDGQIIREGTPREVFSDPGFLLEHGLGLPTATQVVRSLHQRGCQIPATLLTMEEVVEAITELVYRV, encoded by the coding sequence ATGGCGCTGGATGGTACACCCTGGATCGAAGTGGAAGATTTGCATCACACCTACCTGAAAGGGACACCCTTGGAGGCAGTGGCCCTCCGCGGGGTCAGTCTCAAGGTTTGGCCTGGGGAGATAGTGGGACTAGTGGGGCCGACTGGCTCGGGCAAATCCACTTTGCTGCAGCATCTCAACGGCCTGCTTCGCCCCCAGCGGGGGATGGTGCGTGTGCTTGGTATGGACTTGGGTGATCCCTCTGTGGATGTGCGCCGGGTGCGCCGACGGGTTGGACTCCTCTTCCAGTACCCAGAGGACCAACTGTTTGAACGATATGCAGGCGACGACGTCGCTTTCGGGCCCCGCAATATGGGTTTGCCTTTGGCGGAAGTTCGCACTCGTGTGAAAGCGGCGATGGACGCAGCGGGCTTGCCCTTTGATACATACAAAGACCGGCTGACTCTCACCCTCAGTGGAGGTGAACGGCGAAGGTTGGCATTGGCTGGCGTGTTAGCATTGGAACCGCAGGTGTTGCTATTAGATGAGCCGACTGCAGGATTGGATCCCCATGGACATCGATCCCTTTTATCCTTGCTTACTCGTTGGCGGGATCAGAGTGAGCGATCTATTGTGCTAACGTCGCACAACATGGATGATCTGGCTCTGTTGGCTGACCGATTGTACGTGCTGGTGGATGGGCAAATCATCCGCGAGGGGACACCTCGCGAGGTATTCAGCGATCCTGGTTTTCTCCTGGAACATGGGCTTGGCTTACCGACCGCGACCCAGGTAGTGCGAAGTCTCCACCAGCGAGGTTGCCAAATACCCGCAACTCTACTGACAATGGAAGAAGTCGTTGAGGCGATCACGGAATTGGTCTACCGTGTCTGA
- a CDS encoding energy-coupling factor transporter transmembrane protein EcfT encodes MSEFELLRSVTLGQYLPTGSFLHRVDPRAKLAMGILLVVGAIATSSLTGLTFVLTIVVVGFIVAHIPLGYGLSGIKPMWPFLVLLALLQVVAIPQNDVNTVVLAQWWFITLTVRDLIAAALLFLRFTVMVWGLSLLSFTTTTTELTHGTEHLLRPLQRLGLPTHEFALMVNIALRFVPLLAEETERLMKAQASRGADFGGGRQLNFIQRTRKLIPLLVPLFLSSLQRAEDLILAMEARCYTGGRGRTHLIHLHASCVDYLVLFLIFAVLAVAIATGIFSADLVAWRILQNLM; translated from the coding sequence GTGTCTGAATTCGAACTGCTACGCTCGGTGACTCTTGGGCAGTACCTGCCCACGGGGTCCTTTCTACATCGGGTGGACCCCAGAGCCAAACTAGCAATGGGGATATTGTTGGTCGTGGGCGCTATTGCGACCTCCAGTCTGACCGGCTTAACCTTCGTCCTGACAATAGTAGTGGTCGGGTTCATAGTGGCCCACATCCCGCTGGGGTATGGACTTTCTGGCATCAAGCCGATGTGGCCCTTCCTGGTCCTCTTGGCTTTGCTCCAGGTGGTGGCCATCCCCCAGAATGATGTGAACACGGTGGTACTGGCGCAGTGGTGGTTTATTACCCTGACGGTTAGAGATTTGATCGCTGCCGCTTTGCTTTTTCTGAGATTCACAGTGATGGTTTGGGGTTTGAGCCTGCTTTCCTTTACTACCACAACTACAGAATTGACCCACGGCACTGAGCACTTACTCAGGCCATTACAGCGCCTAGGCCTGCCCACTCATGAATTCGCGCTAATGGTCAACATTGCTCTCAGGTTTGTGCCTTTGCTGGCTGAAGAAACAGAGCGGTTGATGAAGGCCCAGGCCTCGCGGGGCGCGGACTTTGGCGGCGGACGTCAGCTGAATTTTATCCAACGGACGCGCAAACTAATCCCTTTGCTGGTTCCACTTTTCTTATCCAGCCTCCAACGGGCGGAGGACCTCATCCTGGCAATGGAAGCCCGTTGTTACACCGGGGGCAGGGGGCGCACACATTTGATTCATTTGCATGCCTCGTGCGTGGATTATCTGGTTTTGTTTCTCATCTTCGCTGTTTTGGCTGTGGCCATTGCGACTGGAATTTTTTCCGCCGACCTTGTGGCCTGGCGGATTCTGCAAAATCTAATGTAA
- a CDS encoding ECF transporter S component: MGTETAVRSTPVRKIVISGVLGAVAIFLGWSHLGFIPWVAGVAITIMHVPVIIGAVLEGPLVGTAIGLIFGLFSMIQAVLAPTGPVDVWFQNPIISVLPRLFIGIVAWLGYKALRGINEPVALILAGVLGTLTNTVLVLGAIGLYKYLPWAALPPIVISNGLPEAVVAAILTLAVVGAWKRIETGRRKSQL, encoded by the coding sequence ATGGGTACAGAAACAGCAGTTCGGTCCACGCCAGTGCGAAAAATCGTCATATCTGGAGTGCTGGGGGCAGTGGCTATCTTTTTGGGTTGGAGTCACCTGGGCTTTATCCCGTGGGTGGCAGGTGTGGCCATTACCATTATGCACGTGCCAGTGATCATCGGCGCAGTTCTGGAAGGGCCTCTAGTGGGCACGGCCATCGGCCTCATCTTCGGGTTGTTCAGCATGATCCAGGCTGTGTTGGCGCCAACCGGCCCGGTGGACGTCTGGTTCCAGAACCCTATCATCTCAGTTCTCCCCAGATTGTTCATAGGGATTGTGGCTTGGCTAGGATACAAGGCCCTGCGGGGTATCAATGAACCAGTGGCACTGATCCTGGCGGGTGTCTTGGGCACTCTGACGAACACCGTGTTGGTGTTGGGTGCCATTGGGCTGTACAAGTACCTACCCTGGGCTGCACTTCCGCCCATTGTCATCAGCAACGGCCTGCCCGAAGCTGTCGTGGCCGCAATTCTAACCCTCGCCGTTGTGGGGGCTTGGAAGCGTATTGAGACGGGGAGACGCAAATCACAGTTGTAA